One Chryseobacterium indoltheticum DNA segment encodes these proteins:
- a CDS encoding glycosyltransferase has protein sequence MRLCTIIILYHPEKENLEKSLLSFSKETDYVFCWKNSAINDKCLAVINLYSNIQVLGNEENVGIAKALNECVKIAKFRDFTHILSMDQDSYFDQDMISKYKLKIINVTEKDIAIYGVNPLQDGKTLYENTGDKLNVTDTITSGSIFIIDNFKKYGYFEEELFIDAVDYEYCYRLKKYHNQNTIVFTDIILNHTVGYVEKTKLGFKINNYSAFRTYFIVRNQLSIWRRYPSLFPYKYKVVLLKDHILFRTVKIILAEKNKIIKLKSIFLGILHHVTKKSGYYNINVKKTEK, from the coding sequence ATGAGACTTTGTACCATTATAATATTATATCATCCTGAAAAAGAAAATCTTGAAAAATCTCTTTTGTCATTTAGTAAAGAGACAGATTATGTTTTTTGCTGGAAAAACTCTGCAATCAATGATAAATGTTTAGCAGTCATAAATTTATATTCAAATATACAAGTTTTGGGAAATGAAGAAAATGTTGGGATTGCAAAAGCTCTTAATGAGTGTGTTAAAATTGCAAAATTCCGAGATTTTACTCATATTTTGTCGATGGATCAGGATAGTTATTTTGATCAAGATATGATTTCAAAATATAAATTAAAGATTATAAATGTTACAGAAAAAGATATTGCTATATATGGCGTTAACCCCTTACAGGACGGAAAAACACTTTATGAAAATACTGGCGATAAACTTAATGTCACCGATACAATTACTTCAGGATCTATTTTTATTATTGATAATTTTAAAAAATATGGATATTTTGAAGAAGAATTATTTATTGATGCTGTAGATTATGAATATTGTTACCGTTTAAAAAAATATCATAACCAAAATACAATTGTTTTTACAGATATAATATTGAATCACACAGTAGGATATGTAGAAAAGACAAAGCTTGGTTTTAAAATTAATAATTATTCTGCATTTCGTACATATTTTATTGTTAGGAATCAACTTTCTATTTGGAGAAGATATCCATCCCTTTTTCCATATAAATACAAAGTAGTATTATTAAAAGACCATATTTTATTCCGAACAGTTAAAATAATTTTAGCGGAGAAAAATAAAATTATTAAATTAAAATCAATATTTTTAGGAATACTGCATCACGTGACAAAAAAATCTGGATACTATAATATCAATGTAAAAAAAACTGAAAAATGA
- a CDS encoding lipopolysaccharide biosynthesis protein produces MDSTKKTLINVITSGGQVALVGLIYYFLYKFLLDELGIKRLGVWSVVMSASSLANLADLGIATSMVRFVALYDYQKNMKRIPHLIFTGVMLNLIIFIPICLIIWPSAYFILENIIEKDYIDLAHELLPFSLICVLLNSLAGVYGSLLDGFRKNYLRNFIFTLSSVIFFLLSFWSVKKYGLIGVVWSQVIQSLVSLVLCILVSAKLFKFNPLKWRWNSYIFKEIFSYGIKFQVTSITGILNEPVTKILLAKFGGLAFTGYYEMANKLIMQIRGVIVSANQSLIPLLVKESVESKNKTYFSVLSISFAAVFVVALISLSSINIISVFISEIWIGKHETIFINILLFLSICMFINLLSAPTYFSLISTSKLNPVIQSQLLMAIINITLGFILGNIFKGYGIVFVWMIVVIVGSLYLLNSVGFKNTFSFLQKYRTSVFFLFTTCILNVALSWLYNDSAYVFFIINICLSASIIYISLIYKREPSS; encoded by the coding sequence ATGGATTCAACAAAAAAAACACTAATAAACGTTATTACATCAGGCGGACAAGTTGCGTTGGTGGGATTGATTTATTATTTTTTATATAAATTTCTTTTGGATGAGTTAGGTATTAAACGCTTAGGAGTTTGGTCTGTTGTAATGTCTGCATCATCATTAGCGAATCTTGCTGATCTAGGAATAGCGACTTCGATGGTAAGATTTGTAGCATTGTATGACTATCAAAAAAATATGAAAAGGATTCCACATCTTATATTTACAGGTGTAATGTTGAATTTAATTATTTTTATTCCTATATGTTTAATTATTTGGCCTTCTGCTTATTTTATATTAGAGAATATTATTGAAAAAGATTACATTGATCTTGCCCATGAATTACTACCATTCTCATTAATATGTGTATTACTAAATTCTTTAGCAGGAGTATATGGGTCGCTCTTAGATGGTTTTAGAAAAAACTATTTAAGAAATTTTATTTTTACTCTTTCTTCTGTAATATTCTTTCTACTTTCGTTCTGGAGTGTTAAAAAATATGGGTTAATCGGGGTCGTATGGTCTCAAGTGATTCAATCTTTAGTATCTCTTGTTTTATGTATATTGGTGTCAGCGAAATTGTTCAAGTTTAATCCTTTAAAATGGAGATGGAACTCTTATATTTTCAAGGAAATTTTCAGCTATGGAATTAAATTTCAGGTTACTTCAATTACTGGTATTTTAAATGAACCTGTGACGAAAATTCTTTTAGCAAAGTTCGGAGGTTTGGCCTTTACAGGTTATTATGAAATGGCAAATAAGCTGATAATGCAAATCAGAGGTGTTATCGTAAGCGCAAATCAGAGTTTGATTCCATTATTAGTTAAGGAAAGCGTGGAAAGTAAAAATAAAACTTATTTTTCAGTATTGAGTATTAGTTTTGCAGCAGTTTTTGTAGTTGCATTAATATCATTGTCATCTATAAATATTATCAGTGTTTTTATTTCAGAAATATGGATTGGAAAGCATGAAACTATTTTTATTAATATACTTTTGTTTTTGTCCATCTGTATGTTTATAAACCTATTATCTGCACCAACATATTTTTCATTAATTTCTACAAGCAAATTAAATCCTGTTATTCAATCACAATTATTAATGGCAATTATCAATATTACTTTAGGATTTATTTTAGGTAATATATTCAAAGGTTACGGGATTGTTTTTGTATGGATGATTGTAGTAATTGTGGGTTCTCTATATCTTTTAAACTCTGTAGGTTTCAAAAATACATTTAGTTTTTTACAAAAATATCGTACATCAGTATTTTTTCTGTTTACAACGTGTATTTTAAATGTTGCTTTATCTTGGTTATACAATGATTCTGCATATGTCTTTTTTATAATTAATATATGTTTGTCAGCCTCTATAATTTACATAAGTTTGATTTATAAAAGAGAACCTTCCAGTTAG
- a CDS encoding GumC family protein — MYKAKQKEINVGEIIKPYISKWWWFLLSVLLMILFGIFYIKTVAPVYNIQSSVLIKDAKKMSSASGDFSVLQSLGGLSSMGTNSIENEIEIFKSKQIVSDVLKKQNLQTSLYVKQGLHHLELYKSSAPIKVIVVNEKEVEQGPKKPIEINLKGNSFVLSSKEWDQEIKGEYNRTINLPFANIIVTKNPDFKPSTLNKLDKNHLFLNYSTFEATVDSYQEALQVNLVEREATVIALSIASQNKEKGKDFLNNLVYEYNHDAVKDKNKESEKTTQFIDDRIVIISKELGDVEDKKENYKSQNNIVDLQTEARINLQTKEVTKSKLLTLGTQLELQNILLNFLNNKDLKEVLPVNIGIENGDAAKSILEYNTLVMRRNNLLQNATPENPMVKEADAQLQAMKSSIRQSLSKSITAINLAKNAAESELNNSEVKIGSIPAQEKVFRNIERQQQLKESLYLLLLQKREEAAISMAITVEKARIVDSAYVLKKLVAPQTKVILLIAVLIGLLIPAVYIYLKILLNTTITNKNDVAKLSSTKVLVELPHINKGDNDTVQLNDLSPLAEAFRILITNFKFLLPKKDSSKIIYVTSTVKGEGKTFVSVNLALTLATPKHKVLLIGADIRNPQLQRYNIEKKNAKGLTDFLYDPEIELSEIIHQSKRNNNCDVIFSGTIPPNPTELLSNGNFKKLLDIFGNQYDYIIIDTAPIMLVTDTLLYSEYSDLVLYVVRSEVTRKDFIEFSNNLIAEQQLKNVGFVINDVSANNFGYGNKYGYGYSAMEKKWLQKLKDKLF; from the coding sequence ATGTACAAAGCAAAGCAAAAAGAAATAAATGTTGGCGAAATTATAAAACCCTACATTTCTAAATGGTGGTGGTTTTTACTAAGTGTCTTGTTAATGATACTGTTCGGGATATTTTATATAAAAACTGTTGCTCCTGTATATAATATTCAGTCTTCTGTTCTTATAAAAGATGCAAAAAAGATGTCCTCTGCTTCTGGTGACTTTAGTGTTTTGCAAAGTCTCGGAGGTCTGTCTTCAATGGGAACGAACAGTATCGAAAATGAGATAGAAATTTTTAAATCAAAGCAGATTGTATCAGATGTTCTAAAAAAACAAAATTTACAAACTAGCCTGTATGTAAAACAAGGTCTTCATCATTTAGAATTATACAAATCATCTGCGCCTATTAAGGTGATTGTTGTTAATGAAAAAGAAGTAGAGCAAGGGCCTAAAAAGCCTATAGAAATTAATTTGAAAGGTAATAGTTTTGTTTTGTCTTCAAAAGAATGGGATCAGGAAATCAAAGGAGAGTATAATCGCACCATTAATCTTCCGTTCGCAAATATTATTGTTACTAAAAATCCAGATTTTAAACCATCTACATTAAATAAACTAGATAAAAATCATTTATTTCTTAATTATAGTACTTTTGAAGCAACAGTAGATAGTTACCAAGAAGCCTTACAGGTTAATTTAGTGGAAAGAGAGGCTACAGTAATTGCTTTGTCTATTGCAAGTCAAAATAAAGAAAAAGGGAAAGACTTTTTAAATAATTTAGTTTACGAGTACAACCATGACGCTGTAAAAGATAAAAACAAAGAGTCGGAAAAAACAACACAGTTTATAGACGATCGTATTGTAATTATTTCTAAAGAGTTAGGAGACGTAGAAGATAAAAAAGAAAACTACAAGTCTCAGAATAATATTGTGGATTTGCAAACTGAAGCAAGAATTAACCTTCAGACTAAAGAAGTTACCAAATCTAAACTTCTTACACTCGGAACACAATTGGAGTTGCAAAATATTTTGCTCAACTTTTTAAACAATAAGGATTTAAAAGAAGTCTTACCTGTAAATATAGGAATAGAAAATGGCGATGCTGCAAAAAGTATTTTAGAGTATAATACTTTAGTAATGAGAAGAAATAATCTTCTTCAAAATGCTACTCCAGAGAACCCGATGGTAAAAGAAGCAGATGCGCAGCTACAGGCTATGAAGTCTTCTATTCGCCAGTCTTTATCTAAAAGTATTACTGCTATAAATTTAGCAAAAAATGCAGCTGAATCTGAACTTAATAATTCTGAAGTAAAAATTGGCAGTATTCCTGCGCAAGAAAAGGTTTTCAGGAATATTGAAAGACAACAGCAGCTTAAAGAAAGTTTGTATTTACTCCTTCTTCAAAAAAGAGAGGAAGCAGCAATTTCAATGGCAATAACAGTCGAAAAAGCGAGAATTGTAGATTCAGCTTATGTTCTTAAGAAACTTGTTGCTCCTCAAACAAAGGTTATTTTGCTTATTGCTGTATTAATCGGGCTTTTGATTCCGGCTGTTTACATTTACCTTAAAATATTACTTAATACTACAATTACGAATAAAAACGATGTGGCAAAATTATCTTCAACGAAAGTTCTTGTAGAATTGCCCCATATAAATAAAGGCGATAATGATACAGTACAGCTTAATGACCTATCTCCATTGGCAGAAGCTTTTAGGATTCTTATTACCAATTTTAAATTCTTATTGCCTAAAAAAGACTCTTCAAAGATTATTTATGTAACTTCTACAGTAAAAGGTGAAGGTAAAACGTTTGTTTCTGTAAATCTTGCACTTACTTTGGCTACCCCGAAACATAAAGTTTTGTTGATTGGTGCTGATATTAGAAATCCACAGTTACAGAGATATAATATAGAGAAAAAAAATGCTAAAGGTCTTACAGATTTTCTTTACGACCCGGAAATAGAACTTAGCGAAATCATTCATCAGTCTAAAAGAAACAATAATTGTGATGTTATTTTTTCCGGAACTATACCACCAAACCCCACAGAGCTTTTATCGAATGGAAACTTTAAAAAGCTTTTGGATATTTTTGGAAATCAATATGATTATATCATTATAGATACAGCTCCTATAATGTTGGTTACAGATACTTTGCTATATTCTGAATATTCTGATTTAGTCTTGTATGTCGTGAGATCCGAGGTTACTCGAAAAGATTTTATAGAGTTTTCGAATAACCTAATTGCAGAGCAGCAACTTAAAAATGTTGGTTTCGTAATTAACGATGTAAGTGCTAACAATTTTGGTTATGGGAATAAATATGGTTATGGGTATAGTGCTATGGAAAAAAAATGGCTCCAGAAACTAAAAGATAAGTTGTTTTAG
- a CDS encoding DUF3575 domain-containing protein: MKFTEKFLSKTLLIAFVFLLIKIKAQQTEIKLNAAFVPLTMLNVAIEKPLNKKFSIQAEGFISPWKSLYGKNMQFYMGTLEGRYYFDEVMKKWYIGAYGSIAAFNIQKWNYLRSTVVYDADGNPELLSNGNVRVTERYQKGLAFIFGISGGYHYSINDQWGLDIYAGIGATQSLYKGYFKDNNVRYDGAEGWNKSGEVIPTRGGVMLTYKLK; this comes from the coding sequence ATGAAGTTCACAGAAAAATTCTTGTCAAAAACTCTTTTGATAGCTTTTGTTTTTTTATTGATAAAAATAAAGGCACAACAAACCGAGATTAAGCTAAATGCAGCGTTTGTTCCATTAACAATGTTGAATGTTGCTATAGAAAAGCCACTAAATAAAAAGTTTTCTATACAGGCTGAGGGTTTTATATCCCCTTGGAAATCACTTTACGGTAAAAATATGCAGTTCTATATGGGAACACTGGAAGGGCGTTATTATTTTGATGAAGTAATGAAAAAATGGTATATTGGAGCTTACGGTTCTATCGCTGCTTTCAATATCCAGAAGTGGAATTACTTAAGATCTACTGTAGTGTATGATGCTGATGGTAACCCTGAGCTCTTGTCAAATGGAAATGTCCGCGTGACAGAGCGTTATCAAAAAGGGTTAGCTTTTATTTTCGGGATTAGTGGCGGTTATCATTATAGTATTAATGATCAGTGGGGATTAGATATTTATGCAGGAATAGGAGCAACGCAATCATTATACAAAGGCTATTTTAAAGATAATAATGTACGCTACGACGGTGCAGAAGGTTGGAATAAAAGTGGAGAAGTGATCCCGACAAGAGGTGGGGTAATGCTAACTTATAAATTGAAGTAA
- a CDS encoding sugar transferase — protein sequence MKKKYPWWKAIMDFTLGFIGIVSLLPVFFILMIIASFDTGFPGIFMQQRIGRFGKTFIIYKFRTYHTKTFTKSSIGRWMRKTKLDELPQLFNILKGDMSLVGPRPDIAGYYDVLQGEERLILELKPGLTSEAGIKYKNEEEILKQQKDPLLYNDRVLFPEKVKMNLNYYHTLSFKNDMYILLKTFSVLR from the coding sequence GTGAAAAAGAAATATCCCTGGTGGAAAGCAATAATGGATTTTACTCTTGGTTTTATCGGCATTGTTAGTTTGCTGCCTGTTTTTTTTATTTTAATGATAATCGCATCATTTGATACGGGGTTTCCGGGTATTTTTATGCAGCAAAGAATTGGAAGATTTGGAAAAACATTTATTATTTATAAGTTCAGAACCTATCATACTAAAACATTTACAAAATCCTCTATTGGACGATGGATGAGAAAAACCAAACTGGATGAACTACCACAGCTGTTTAATATCCTTAAGGGAGATATGTCACTGGTTGGCCCTAGACCGGATATTGCAGGATATTATGATGTTCTTCAGGGAGAAGAACGATTAATTTTAGAACTAAAGCCCGGATTAACAAGTGAAGCCGGAATTAAATATAAAAATGAAGAAGAAATTTTAAAACAACAGAAAGATCCGTTACTGTATAATGACAGGGTTCTTTTTCCTGAAAAAGTGAAAATGAATCTTAATTATTACCATACTCTTTCTTTTAAAAATGATATGTATATTTTACTTAAAACTTTCTCTGTTTTAAGATAA
- a CDS encoding DegT/DnrJ/EryC1/StrS family aminotransferase, whose product MKKKIWLSPPHLSGNELYFIEDAFEKNWITSLGNNINEFEYSLQSFLKNDSEVCVLNSATSAIHLSLIMLGVTREDEVVTPSFSFVASANPIAYCGATPVFIDSEKDTWNMCPIALEQAIQDRITKGKKPKAIIVVHLYGMPAKMDEITAIAKKYKIPLIEDAAEALGSTYKGKACGTFGRFGILSFNGNKIITTSGGGALVCHSQEDKDKAVFLSTQARDNAPHYQHSHIGYNYRMSNIVAGIGRGQMEVLNDRVNARRKMHDFYVDVFKDIEGVNVFSEPTEDYYSNHWLSAIVIDEKIAGKNREDLRLAFLEDNIESRPLWKPMHLQPVFADAPYYGTDISEKLFDNGLCMPSGSNLSDADRERIEKIIRKFFS is encoded by the coding sequence ATGAAAAAAAAAATTTGGCTTTCACCTCCTCATTTGTCGGGGAATGAACTTTACTTTATTGAAGATGCCTTTGAAAAAAACTGGATAACTTCATTAGGAAATAATATTAATGAGTTTGAATACAGTCTTCAGTCATTTCTGAAAAATGATAGTGAGGTTTGCGTTTTAAACTCTGCAACTTCGGCTATTCATTTGTCATTAATAATGTTAGGTGTCACAAGAGAAGATGAAGTTGTCACTCCTTCTTTTTCGTTTGTTGCTTCTGCCAACCCAATCGCTTACTGCGGTGCGACACCGGTTTTCATAGACTCAGAAAAAGATACCTGGAATATGTGTCCAATAGCTCTGGAACAGGCAATTCAAGATAGAATTACAAAAGGCAAAAAGCCAAAGGCTATTATTGTTGTTCATTTGTACGGAATGCCTGCGAAAATGGATGAGATCACTGCTATTGCTAAAAAATATAAAATTCCCTTAATTGAAGATGCAGCAGAAGCATTAGGCTCCACTTACAAAGGAAAAGCTTGCGGAACGTTCGGCCGCTTCGGTATTTTGTCTTTTAATGGAAACAAAATCATTACCACTTCCGGCGGAGGTGCTTTGGTTTGTCACAGTCAAGAAGATAAAGATAAGGCTGTTTTTCTTTCGACTCAGGCCAGAGATAATGCTCCTCACTATCAACATTCGCATATTGGATATAATTATCGGATGAGCAATATTGTGGCTGGTATCGGCCGCGGACAGATGGAAGTTTTAAACGACAGAGTAAATGCACGCAGAAAAATGCACGATTTTTATGTTGATGTTTTTAAAGATATTGAAGGCGTAAACGTTTTTTCAGAGCCGACTGAAGATTATTACTCCAACCATTGGTTGTCAGCAATTGTAATTGATGAAAAAATAGCTGGAAAAAATCGTGAAGATTTAAGATTGGCTTTTCTTGAGGATAATATCGAATCAAGACCACTTTGGAAACCTATGCATCTACAACCTGTTTTTGCAGATGCTCCTTATTATGGAACAGATATATCTGAAAAATTATTTGATAATGGTCTATGCATGCCTTCAGGATCGAATCTTTCTGATGCTGATAGAGAACGAATCGAAAAGATAATCAGAAAGTTTTTCTCTTAA
- a CDS encoding sugar transferase: MIRIFDFLFAFFGLLFLWPILIILYIIGLFDTGSPIFVQERVGRFKKPFKLIKFRTMPVNTKSVATHLSKDISITKFGSFLRKSKLDELPQLINVLTGDMSLVGPRPNLYNQTELIKERDKRGVYNAVPGITGLAQINEIDMSTPVKLAEKDAEMLQNLTVSDYIKYIFATVGGKGQGDRIKK; the protein is encoded by the coding sequence ATGATACGCATATTTGATTTCCTTTTTGCATTCTTTGGTTTACTGTTCTTATGGCCAATTTTAATTATCCTCTATATCATCGGTTTGTTTGATACAGGTTCACCGATTTTTGTCCAGGAAAGAGTAGGGCGCTTTAAAAAACCTTTTAAATTAATAAAATTCCGTACGATGCCTGTGAATACAAAATCTGTAGCAACGCATCTTTCAAAGGATATTTCAATTACTAAATTTGGAAGTTTTCTGCGTAAATCTAAATTGGATGAACTTCCACAACTGATAAATGTTTTAACAGGAGATATGAGTTTGGTAGGACCTAGACCAAATTTGTATAATCAAACGGAATTGATTAAAGAAAGAGATAAAAGAGGCGTTTATAATGCTGTTCCTGGAATTACGGGGCTTGCCCAAATTAACGAAATTGATATGTCTACTCCTGTAAAATTGGCAGAAAAAGATGCTGAAATGCTGCAGAATTTAACGGTTTCAGATTATATTAAATATATTTTTGCTACCGTAGGTGGGAAAGGACAAGGGGATAGAATAAAAAAATAG
- a CDS encoding NAD-dependent epimerase/dehydratase family protein has product MKVIITGHSGFVGTNLSYYLDNQNVNISNVSLRNDEWKSKIDQNSDAVIHLAGKAHDTSDVSNPDEYYKVNRDLTIELFNEFLVSDIKKFFYFSSVKAAADTVVDSLTEDVEPNPITHYGKSKIEAENYITNQKLPEGKKVYIIRPCMIHGPGNKGNLNLLYKLVEKGIPWPLAAFENKRSFLSIDNLNFLIHQMLKKNIPSGIYNFADDKSISTNELILTINIALGKTAKLWKISKDLIEGIAGFGDKLHLPLNTERLKKLTESYVVSNQKIKSALGIDKLPFSAEEGLIKTIKSFKTK; this is encoded by the coding sequence ATGAAAGTAATCATAACAGGCCACAGTGGTTTTGTAGGAACAAATTTATCATATTATTTAGATAATCAAAATGTAAATATATCTAATGTATCATTACGTAATGATGAATGGAAAAGCAAAATTGATCAGAATTCAGATGCAGTAATCCACCTGGCTGGTAAAGCACACGATACCTCAGATGTTTCAAATCCTGATGAATATTATAAAGTAAACCGTGACTTGACCATAGAATTATTTAATGAATTTTTAGTTTCGGATATTAAAAAGTTTTTTTATTTCAGTTCTGTAAAAGCAGCAGCTGATACAGTAGTAGATAGTTTAACAGAAGATGTAGAGCCAAATCCAATCACTCACTATGGGAAATCTAAAATAGAAGCGGAAAATTACATTACCAATCAGAAGTTGCCAGAAGGTAAAAAAGTATACATTATTCGTCCATGTATGATTCACGGTCCGGGTAACAAAGGAAACCTCAACCTTTTGTACAAGTTAGTGGAAAAAGGAATTCCTTGGCCTTTGGCGGCTTTTGAAAATAAGAGATCGTTTTTAAGTATTGATAATCTTAATTTTCTGATTCATCAAATGCTCAAAAAAAATATACCGTCTGGGATTTATAACTTTGCGGATGACAAGTCAATCTCTACAAATGAACTCATCTTAACAATAAACATAGCGCTAGGCAAAACAGCCAAATTGTGGAAGATTTCAAAAGATTTAATTGAAGGAATTGCTGGCTTTGGAGATAAATTGCATCTACCTTTAAACACAGAAAGATTGAAAAAATTAACTGAATCTTATGTGGTTTCCAACCAAAAAATAAAATCTGCATTAGGAATTGACAAACTTCCTTTTTCTGCAGAAGAAGGATTAATAAAAACAATAAAAAGTTTTAAAACCAAATAA
- a CDS encoding glycosyltransferase family 4 protein, with protein sequence MKILIVTQYFYPENFKSNDLAFEMQNRGHDVTVLTGLPNYPEGEIFEGYGIFKNRKQVINGVKIIRSILLPRGKGSGIRLFANYYSFAFFASIKAFFLGLNNRFDAVIVHEPSPITQYYPALLINKIWKTPVYFWVMDLWPESLSIAGGVKNKFVLNYYTNVIKKFYENAEKILITSKGFRGAINEKGNFDDKIVYFPNWAEDAISEGNKNFPIPELPEGFKVMFAGNIGEAQDLDSIMKAALELKDKKHIQFILVGDGRKMPFVKDFVDHNNLNDTISIMGRFPVEAMSSFFDKADVMLVTLKDDPIFNLTVPAKLQAYMSASKPIVAMLNGEGSENIIDAECGFTVPAGDYVGLSETILKASSLSADELRVVGENSRAYYERYFKMSACISNLESIISK encoded by the coding sequence GTGAAAATTTTAATAGTTACCCAATATTTTTATCCCGAAAATTTTAAAAGTAATGATTTGGCTTTTGAAATGCAAAACCGCGGTCATGATGTTACAGTACTTACGGGTCTGCCGAATTATCCAGAAGGTGAAATATTTGAAGGGTATGGCATTTTCAAAAATAGAAAACAAGTAATTAATGGAGTTAAAATAATCAGATCAATATTATTGCCCAGAGGAAAAGGTAGTGGTATAAGATTATTTGCTAATTATTATAGCTTTGCTTTTTTTGCATCTATTAAAGCCTTCTTTTTGGGTTTAAACAATCGTTTTGATGCTGTAATTGTTCACGAGCCATCTCCGATTACACAATACTATCCCGCTTTATTAATAAATAAAATCTGGAAAACTCCTGTTTATTTCTGGGTAATGGATTTATGGCCGGAGAGCTTATCTATTGCTGGAGGAGTTAAAAATAAATTTGTTCTGAATTATTATACCAATGTCATTAAAAAGTTCTATGAAAATGCAGAGAAAATTTTAATAACATCTAAAGGTTTTAGGGGGGCAATTAATGAAAAAGGAAACTTTGATGATAAGATAGTATACTTTCCCAATTGGGCTGAAGATGCAATTTCTGAAGGGAATAAGAATTTTCCTATTCCGGAATTACCTGAAGGATTCAAGGTAATGTTTGCTGGTAATATAGGAGAAGCTCAAGATTTAGATAGTATAATGAAAGCCGCTCTTGAATTGAAAGATAAAAAACATATTCAGTTTATTTTAGTTGGAGATGGCCGAAAAATGCCGTTTGTTAAAGACTTCGTAGATCATAATAATCTCAATGATACTATAAGTATTATGGGGAGATTTCCGGTTGAAGCAATGTCCAGTTTTTTTGATAAGGCAGATGTAATGTTGGTTACCTTGAAGGATGATCCAATATTTAACCTTACGGTACCTGCGAAATTACAGGCTTACATGAGTGCATCAAAACCTATTGTGGCAATGCTAAATGGAGAAGGTAGCGAAAATATAATTGATGCAGAATGTGGTTTTACAGTTCCTGCAGGAGATTACGTGGGTTTATCTGAAACGATACTTAAAGCATCTTCTTTATCTGCTGACGAGCTTAGAGTAGTAGGTGAAAACAGTAGGGCATATTATGAAAGATATTTTAAAATGTCGGCGTGTATTTCAAACTTAGAAAGTATAATATCTAAATAA